A single Verrucomicrobiaceae bacterium DNA region contains:
- a CDS encoding TSUP family transporter: protein MSAGFIDSIAGGGGLISVPALLWAGLTPQMALGTNQQSTWGTLMAVRKYTRAGFIDWPQMRLPIVVTLLLCQPGHMDGHPVEQCRAEAHRAMDAARHRPLRAAQSRPGKDRIAGADEPGRLRLCRRLRAGILRWFLWSRTGAFPALACISLLGLELTRATAFTKVVNLASNAAS, encoded by the coding sequence TTGAGCGCTGGCTTCATCGACTCCATCGCAGGCGGTGGCGGGCTCATCTCCGTCCCCGCGCTTCTGTGGGCTGGGCTGACGCCGCAGATGGCCCTGGGCACCAATCAGCAGTCCACCTGGGGCACCCTCATGGCCGTGCGGAAATACACACGGGCAGGCTTCATCGACTGGCCGCAGATGCGCCTGCCCATCGTCGTCACCCTTCTTCTTTGCCAGCCTGGGCACATGGACGGTCACCCAGTTGAGCAATGCCGTGCTGAAGCTCATCGTGCCATGGATGCTGCTCGGCATCGCCCTCTACGTGCTGCTCAGTCCAGGCCTGGGAAAGACCGCATCGCAGGCGCGGATGAGCCTGGCCGCCTTCGCCTGTGCCGCAGGCTCCGTGCTGGGATTCTACGATGGTTTCTTTGGTCCCGCACAGGCGCCTTCCCGGCCTTGGCATGCATCTCCCTGCTCGGGCTAGAGCTGACACGCGCCACCGCCTTCACCAAAGTGGTCAATCTCGCCAGCAATGCCGCCTCCTGA